CGTGTTCATGCCGGAGCTGGTGGTGCGGGGTTCGACGGCTTCGGCACCTGGGGACCGCACTCGTCCGTAGGGTGGAGAATCCGGGCTTTCACCAGTGCGCTGGTAGGAGAACGGGACAGTCTTCCCGTCGTAGGACATGCGTCCCGAACCCGACCGCGGGATGATCGGTGGCGTAAGGCATTTCTGGCAGACTTCATGTCTATGGGTGACTCGACCGTGACCAGCCTGGAAGACCGCGAGACCGCGGCCGCTCCGGACTCCCTCATGGCCGCGGACGGTCCGGGTCTCCTCCGCCGCCTGCGCACCCCGCGCCGCCCGCGCCTCTGGTTCGAGATCCTGCTGATCGCGGTGAGTTACTGGACGTACTCACTGGTCCGCAACGCGGTTCCGGAGCAGAAGAGTGAGGCGCTGCGCAACGCCGACTGGATCTGGCGGATGGAGCACCATCTGGGCATCGCGGTCGAGGAGTCCGTGAACCACGCGGTGAACTCCGTGACTTGGCTGGTCGTCGGCATGAACTACTACTACGCGACGCTGCACTTCATCGTGACGCTGAGCGTCCTGGTCTGGCTCTACCGCAGCCACCCCGGCCGCTACGCGGCGACGCGTATGGTGCTCTTCGCGACCACGGGCGTGGCGCTGGTCGGTTACTACCTGTATCCGCTGGCACCCCCGCGGCTGATGAACGGCGGCCACTTCGTCGACACGGTCATGGTCCACCAGACCTGGGGCTCGATGGCCTCCGGCGACCTGAAGCACATGTCCAACCAGTACGCCGCGATGCCGTCCATGCACATCGGCTGGTCCCTGTGGTGCGGCCTGACGATCTTCGCGCTGGCGTCGGTGCCGTGGGTACGCGTTCTGGGCCTCCTCTACCCGACGGCGACGCTCCTGGTCATCGTCGCCACCGCCAACCACTTCTGGCTCGACGCGGTCGGCGGCATCCTGTGCCTGATGTTCGGCTTCATGGTGGCGCGAAACTGGTACGGGGCGCTGCCGTACACGTTGCCGAAAGCGGTACCGGCGAAGCCGAAGGCCACTCCGCGGCCTGTCAAGGCCACTGGCTAGCCCGCGGCCGCCTCCCGCAGTGCCTCGACGAACGCATCGAGTGCCGGTTGCGGCAGCGCGGTCCGCCGTACGGCCGCGTGGATCGCCCGTGACGGCTCCGGGCCCCGGATCTGCCGTACCGCCACGTCCGGATGCCGGCCCCCGAGCCCCAGCCGCGGGATCAGGGTCACCCCGAGTCCCGCCGCCACGAAGCCCTGTGCCGTGGCGTAGTCCTCGCTGTCCACGACGAAGCGCGGCTGGAACCCTGCCGTGGCGCAGGCGGTGAGCTGGGCCTCGAGACAGGGGCCGGGCCACTCACTGCCGACCCAGGGTTCGTCGGCCAGGTCGGTCAGGTGGATCGATCGGCGGGCCGCGAGGGGATGGGCCGCGGGGAGCACGGCCAGGTACGGGTCGTCGAGCAGATGCAGCAGTCGTACGCCGTCCTCGTCCGACGGTCCCACCACCAGCGCCAGGTCCGCCCGCCCCTCCCGTACGTCCGGCAGCGGGTCGGGTCCCGTCAGCTTCAGATCGATCTGCACGCCGGGGTGTTCGGCCCGCAGCCGTGCCACCGCGGGGGCGACCAGACGGGCTCCGGCCGTGGCGAAGTAACGCACCGAGAGCCGGCCCGTGCGGCCCGCGAGGAGATCCCCGAGGGCCGTCTCCGCCTCGGCGACCTGCCGGCCGATCGCCTCCGCGTACTCCGTGAGCAACAGCCCGGCGGCCGTGGGCCGCACACCCCGCCCGACCCGTTCGAGGAGCTCGGTCCCGGCCTCCTTCTCCAGAGCCGCCACCTGCTGGCTGATCGCGGAGGGCGTGTAACCGAGCCGGGCCGCGGCCGCCGTCACCGAGCCGTTGCTCACCACGGCCGCCAGCATCTGCATACGTCGCACATCAAACATGTACTCCAGCTTAATGATCGGTCCAGAATCTTTCACTTGTCCTGTTGGGTCTGGCCGGGGGACGGTGGAGGACATGTCCCCCGCCTCCACTCTGCGTATGGCCGTCCTCGCCCTCCTCTGGGGATCCGGCTTCCTCTGGATCAAGCTCGCCCTCGACCACGGCCTCTCCCCCGCCCAGATCACGATCGCGCGGTGCGTGTTGGGCACGGCTGTGCTGTTCCTCCTGGCCCGCGCGGCCGGTCAGCGGCTGCCCCGCTCCCGCTCCACCTGGGGCCATCTGATCGTCGCCGCACTGTTCTGCAACGCCATCCCCTTCGCTCTGTTCGCGGTCGGTGAGCAGAGCGTCGACTCCGGTGTCGCGGGCGTCCTGAACGCGACGACCCCGCTGTGGTCCCTGCTGATCGGCGTCCTGCTCGGCACCGACCGCGACCTGCGCCCCCTACGGCTGACCGGCCTGCTCCTCGGCTTCGCAGGCACCGTGCTGATCTTCGCCCCCTGGCACCGCTCGGGCCTGCTGACCTGGGGCGCCCTGGCCCTCCTGGCCGCCGCCACGAGCTACGCCGTGGCCTTCGCGTACATGGCCCGCAAACTCACCTCCGGGCAGGCCCCGTTGGCCCTGTCCACCGCCCAACTCCTCATGGCGACCGGCTGGACCACCCTGTCCCTGCCGTTCGCGGGCCCCGTGGACACCGACCTCACCGGGTTGGCGGCGGTCACGGCCCTGGGCGTCCTGGGCACCGGCGTGACGTTCTACCTCAACTACCGCTTGATAGCCGACGAGGGCCCCACAACGGCGGCCACGGTCGGCTATCTGCTGCCGGTCGTCTCGGTGACCCTGGGCGCGGTGCTGCTGGACGAGCGGGTGGGGCCGAGGGTGCTGGCGGGCATGGCGATCGTGCTGACAGGGGTGGCGCTGACACGCCCCAAAGGGGCGCGGGGCTGTGCCGATATGCGGCTCCGCCGCAGGGCGCGACAAGCCCCCACCGGCCGGCAGCCGAAGACGGTGGCCCGCCCGGCGAAGAACTACGCCCCGTAGAACAACTCGTCCACCACACCCCGAGCCCGCCGAGCAGTCCGTCGGTAGTCATCGAGCATGTCCCCGACATGCCCCGCCTCATACCCCAAGTACCGGCCCACAGCGGCGAGTTCACGCGTCTCCGTCGGAAACGTGTCCCCGGCCCGCCCCCGCACCAGCATCACCGCGTTCCGCACCCGCGTGGCCAGCACCCACGCCCCGTCGAGGACCTGGGTGTCCTCCTCGGAGATCAGCCCGACCGCCCGCGCGGCAGCGAGCGCCGCCCGGGTGCGGGTGGTCCGCAGCCCCGGCTCGCCGGCACCGTGCCGCATCTGGAGGAGCTGGACCGTCCACTCGACGTCGGACAGGCCACCAGGGCCGAGCTTGGTGTGCAGCTTGGGGTCGGCGCCGCGAGGCATCCGCTCGGACTCCATGCGCGCCTTCAGCCGCCGTATCTCGCGTACGGCGTCGTCGCCGAGGCCCGCCGTCGGATAGCGCAGGGGATCGATCAGTTCGACGAACCGGCGGCCCAACTCCTCGTCCCCGGCGACCGGTTCGGCCCGCAGCAGGGCCTGTGACTCCCAGACCAGCGACCAGCGGCGGTAGTAGGCCGCGTACGACGTCAACGTGCGTACCAGCGGCCCGGACTTGCCCTCCGGGCGCAGGCCGGCGTCGATGAGCAGCGGTGGGTCGGCGCTCGGGATCTGGAGCAGGCGGCGCATCTCGGAGACGACCTTGTTGGCGGCCTCGGAAGCCTCCCGCTCCTCGACGCCCTCGCGCGGCTCGTGGACGAACAGGACGTCCGCGTCGGAGCCGTAGCCGAGTTCGTGACCGCCGAAGCGGCCCATGCCGATCACGGCGAACCGGGTGGGCAGGGTGTCGCCCCAGCCCTCCCGGACGACCGCGCGCAGGGTGCCGGCGAGGGTCGCGGCGGTCAGGTCGGACACGGCGGCACCGACGCGCTCCACCAGGGCGCCCTGGTCCGGCTCGGCCGGCTGGGTCTCGGTGCCGTAGGAGCCGACGATGTCCGCGGCGGCCGTACGGAAGAGTTCGCGGCGGCGGACACCGCGGGCCGCCGTGACGCCCTGGACGGCGCCGCCCGCGCGGCCGACCGCGGCGAGTATCTCCTGCTCGAGACCGGCCCGCCCGCGCGGAGCCAGTCCGCCGCCCTCGCCGTCCCCGAGGAGCGCCACGGCTTCGGGTGCGCGCATCAGCAGGTCGGGGGCGAGGCGTCCGGCGGACAGGACGCGTGCGAGGTTCTCTGCGGCGGCGCCCTCGTCCCTCAACAACCGTAGGTACCAAGGGGTCTTGCCCAACGCGTCGGACACCTTGCGGAAGTTGAGAAGTCCGGCGTCCGGGTCGGCGGACTCGGCGAACCAGCCCAGCATGACCGGGAGAAGAGTGCGCTGGATGGCCGCCTTGCGGCTGACGCCGGAGGCCAGGGCCTCCAGGTGCCGAAGGGCGGAGGCCGGGTCGGCGTACCCGAGCGCGACCAGCCGCTCGCGCGCCGCCCCGGCGCTCAACCTGATCTCCCCGGGGCCGAGTTGGGCCACGGCGTCCAGCAGCGGCCGATAGAAGAGCTTCTCGTGCAGGCGTCGTACGACGGAGGTGTGCCGCTTCCACTCGCGGTTCAGCTCGGTCACCGGGTCGGCCCGCAGACCGAGGGAGCGGCCGAGGCGGCGCAGGTCGGCCTCGTCCTCGGGGACCAGGTGGGTGCGGCGCAGCCGGTAGAGCTGTATGCGGTGCTCCATGGAGCGCAGGAAGCGGTAGGCGTCGTCGAGCTGTGCCGCGTCTGCACGTCCGACGTAGCCGCCGGCGGCGAGGGCCTGCAGGGCGTCGAGGGTGGTGCCGCTGCGCAGCGAACGGTCCTCGCGGCCGTGCACCAACTGCAGGAGCTGTACGGCGAATTCGACGTCCCTGAGCCCACCGGGGCCGAGCTTCAGTTGCCGGTCGAGCTCGGCGACGGGGATGTTCTCCACGACCCGGCGCCGCATCTTCTGCACGTCGGCGACGAAGTTCTCGCGCTCGGCGGCCTTCCAGACCAGGGGTTCGAGGGCCGCGACGTACTCCTCGCCCAGCTCGAGGTCGCCGGCGACCGGGCGGGCCTTGAGGAGGGCCTGGAACTCCCAGGTCTTGGCCCAGCGCTGGTAGTAGGCGAGGTGGCTGGCGAGGGTGCGGACGAGCGGGCCGTTTCTGCCCTCGGGCCGCAGGTTGGCGTCGACGGGCCAGATGGACCCCTCGACGGTGGTCTCGGAGCAGACGCGCATCATGTGGGAGGCGAGCTTGGTGGCGGCGCGCAGGGCCTTGCCCTCGTCGGCCCCGTCGACGGCTTCACCGACAAAGATCACGTCCACGTCGGAGACGTAGTTCAGCTCGTGGCCCCCGCACTTGCCCATCGCGATCACCGCGAGCCGGCACAGCGCGGCGTCGTCGGGTGCGGCCGCCCGCGCTATGGCGAGCGCGGCGCGCAGGGTCGCGGTGGCGAGGTCGGCGAGTTCGGCGGCGGTCTCGGCGAGGTCGGTGGTGCCGCACACGTCACGGGCGGCGATCGACAGCAGACAGCGGCGGTAGGCGACGCGCAGGGCGACAGGGTCGGTGGCCTCGGCGAGCCCGCGTTCGAACTCCTCGACGCCGGGGTGCAGATCGCGCGGCTCGTAGGTGACGAGGGCATGCCAGTCGCCGGGGTGCCGGGCGAGATGCTCGGCGAGCGCGGCGGACGCGCCGAGCACCCCGAGCAGCCGATCGCGCAACGGCTTCGCCGCTATCACGGTGTCGAGCAGCTCCCGGCCGGGCTGCGCCTCCAGGAGCCGTACGAGACCGTGCAGCGCGAGGTCGGGGTCGGCGGTCGCACCGAGCGCCTCCAGCAGTACCGGGTCATTGCGTACGCCGCTCAGCTCCGCGCTGTCGAGCAGCCGCTCGGCGGCCGACGGATCGGTGAAACCGTGCCGCAGAAGCCGCGTGAAGGTACTGCTCCTGCGCCCCGGCGCCGCCGTCATCCCCGGCCTCCCGTCCGATCAAGGTCGTATCGATTGAGCCTAACCGGAGAGTCGGGGATGAGCGCCGGGGAGCGGGTGGGGGGATTTGTGGGTGGGGGTCGCGGCGGGGCGCGGACGGACGATTCCCGGGTGAGGGCCCGGCGGGACGCCGCCCGCCGCCGCAGGCAGCCCGCCCGCCTCACCCACCGCGAACCGCACGGCGCAGATCGCCGCACAGCGCGTCGTCTCCCCCAGCACGGTACGCAAGCAAGTGGAGAATGCCTTCGGCAGACTGGGGGTGTCGAGCCGGACCGCCGCGGTGGCCCGGGTGTTCCCCGAGCCGGAGGCTCTGTGATGACCGAGCAGGAACCCGAGACCCACCTCGACCCCCGCTACAGCGACCCCGACGCGACGGCGCACTCCTGGGCCGACGCCGAGTCGCTGCTGGCCGCCGCCGAACTGTTCTGGATCTCGACGGTACGACCGGACGGGCGCCCGCACGTCACGCCGTTGCCGGGCGTGTGGGCGCACGGGGCCCTGCACTTCTGCACCGGCCCCGAGGAGCGCAAGGCGAAGAACCTGGCGCACAACGCGCACGTGGCGCTGACGACCGGCACCAACATCTGGGACAGGGGCTACGACCTGGTGGTGGAGGGCGAGGCGGTGCGGGTGTCCGACGACACGCGTCTGCGGGAGCTGGCCGCCGCGTGGGAGGCGAAGTACGGCGACTTCTGGCGCTTCGAGGTGAGGGAGGGCTATTTCCATCACGGACCGGGACACGCCGTTGTCTATGCGGTGGCGCCGCGCACGGTTTTCGGCTTCGGTAAGGGACAGCCGTTCAGCCAGACGCGGTGGCGCTTCTGAGAACGGCCCTCTGTACTGACGTCGACAAGGGAGTCACGCCATGGACATGAGCCTCGAAGTCATCCTGCTGCCGGTCACGGACGTGGACCGCGCCAAGGAGTTCTACCGCGACACGGTCGGCTTCCACGTGGACCTGGACGGCGAGGTGATGGAGGGCGTCCGCATCTGCCAGCTGACCCCGCCCGGCTCCGGCTGTTCCATCGCCCTGGTGGACGGCCTCCAGGTGCCGACGGGAGCCCCGAAGCCCGGAACGTACCACGGCATGCAACTGTGTGTGACGGACGCGAAGGCGGCGTACGAGGAACTCACCTCTCGCGGCCTGGACGTCAGCGAACCGGTCCAGTTCGCCCCGCAGGACGGCGCCACCTTCATGTACTTCAAGGACCCGGACGGCAACGGATGGGCGATCCAGGAGTACAAGCGCCGCGAGACGGAGCCCCTGCACCAGGTACTGGCCCAGCAGGCGGCGCGGTAGCAACGCCGAAGGGGGCACGGTCCCCCGCGCCCCCTTCGGCAGGAAACCCCTACAGCACCGGCAGGTTCTTCCGCAGCTCGAAGGCGGTCACCTCGGAGCGGTACTCCTTCCACTCCTGCCGCTTGTTGCGCAGGAAGAAGTCGAAGACGTGCTCGCCCAGGTTCTGGGGCAGGGGCTCGATGCCCATGGCGCGGCGCTCGGAGTTGGAGAGGGCCCAGACGTCGTCCTCGGCGCCCGGCGGGAGCTCGTAGCCCTCCTCGATCGCCCCTGGTCGACGGCCCCGAACGCCTCGTCCCGGACACGACGGGCCAGGGCGCTACGGCGGATGCCCTCGCGGATCAATCTGGACTCCGACACGCCCAGCCGGGCCGGGCGTCCCTGACCAGCCCGAGGTCACCGTCGACACGGACACTGAGGCGCTTCAGAACACGCTTCCAAGGGATGAGACGTGAACCGCCACGGTGTGGAACTCGTACGCCGAGCGGCAATGTATGGCAGGCGTACCATATAGCCCATGAGTCTGAAACGCACGACGGTCTACCTTGAGGACGAAGATCTCCGCAACCTCAAAGCCACCGCCTCCCGCAAAGGAATCAGTGAGGCCGAGCTGATCCGCGAGGGCGTCCGTCTCGCGATCGCACGCAACCGCGCGTGGGACGAACCCGCAGGTCTCCCTGTCCTCGACAGCGGGGACCCCTCCTTCGCGGAGCGGTCCGACGACATACTGCGGGACACCGGTTTCGGCGACTGGAGTCGGGCCTCATAGGTGATCGCCATCGCCGGCACCTCGGGCATCATCGCCTCCGTCGATCGCAGTTGCCCCGAACACAAAGCAGCTCGCCAGGTCATGGACACAGCGGGCCTGCTCGTCATCCCGCAGCTCGTACTCGCCGAACTCGACCACCTGCTCAGCGGCCGGTTCAACAAGGACGCCGCCGGGCAGGTCATGGACCAGCTCATTGCGCAAGCGCGGACCGGGCGCTACCTCCTCGGCGACGCCAGTGCGGATGTCCTCGCGGACGCCCGGCTCGTCCAAGGCCGGTACCGGGACCTCGCGCTGGATCTGACCGACTCGGTCATCACCGTCTTGGCACGGGAGTACGCCACTGACGCTGTCCTCACTCTGGACCGGAAGGACTTTCGAGCCATCCATCCGCTCACCGCACACCCGGCGTTCCGGCTCCTGCCCGACGACCTGTAGGCGCGCGACAGCGTCACCGGGGGCGAGATCGAGTTCCGCCCAGATCGTTTTGCAGGGGGCGGGTCCGTCGTCTACGCCCCACAGTCGGCGTACGCCGCTACGAGGACCCCGACTCTGCGTCCAGGGCATCGCGTCGGGGGGCGTACGGGCGGTGTTCGCCCCGGGTGTCGGTCACGGCGATCCGGAGAGTGCCCGTGACGGAGAGTGTGAGCGTCAGGCGGAAGTCCCGGCCAGAGTCGCGGCGTCCGACACCGGACGGCCCAGGGACTGCCCAGGACCAGTGACGCAGTGAGGCCGACGGTCCGTGACCGTCGGCCTCACTCGGTCGATCAGCGGAAAACCCGCCCTGACCTGCGTTTACAGCACCGGCAGGTTCTTCCGCAGCTCGAACGCCGTCACCTCGGAGCGGTACTCCTCCCACTCCTGCCGCTTGTTGCGCAGGAAGAAGTCGAAGACGTGCTCGCCCAGGGTCTCGGCCACCAGGTCGCTGCGCTCCATCAGGGTGAGGGCCTCGCCCAGGTTCTGGGGCAGGGGCTCGATGCCCATGGCGCGGCGCTCGGAGTTGGAGAGGGCCCAGACGTCGTCCTCGGCGCCCGGCGGGAGCTCGTAGCCCTCCTCGACGCCCTTGAGGCCGGCGGCCAGGAGCAGGGCGTACGCCAGATACGGGTTGGCGCCGGAGTCGATGGAACGGACCTCGATACGGGCCGAGCCGGTCTTGCCGGGCTTGTACATCGGGACGCGGACCAGGGCGGAGCGGTTGTTGTGGCCCCAGCAGATGTAGGAGGGGGCCTCGCCGCCGGCGCCGGCGGTGCGCTCCGAGCCGCCCCAGATGCGCTTGTACGAGTTCACCCACTGGTTGGTGACCGCCGCGATCTCCGCCGCGTGCTTGAGCAGGCCCGCGATGAAGGAGCGGCCGACCTTGGAGAGCTGGTACTCCGCGCCCGACTCGTAGAACGCGTTGCGGTCGCCCTCGAAGAGGGAGAGGTGCGTGTGCATGCCGCTGCCGGGGTGCTCGGAGAACGGCTTCGGCATGAAGGTCGCCTGGACGCCCTGCTCCAGCGCCACCTGCTTCATGACCAGGCGGAACGTCATGATGTTGTCCGCCGTGGAGAGCGCGTCGGCGTACCGGAGGTCGATCTCCTGCTGGCCCGGGGCGCCCTCGTGGTGCGAGAACTCGACCGAGATGCCCATCGACTCCAGCATGGTGATCGCCTGGCGGCGGAAGTCCATGCCGATGTTCTGGGGGGTGTGGTCGAAGTAGCCGGAGTTGTCGGCCGGGGTCGGGCGCGAGCCGTCCAGCGGGCGGTCCTTCAGCAGGAAGAACTCGATCTCCGGGTGGGTGTAGAACGTGAAGCCCAGGTCGGAGGTACGGGCCAGGGCGCGCTTCAGCACATACCTGGGGTCCGCGAAGGACGGGGAGCCGTCCGGCATGAGGATGTCGCAGAACATCCGGGCCGTACCGGGGGCCTCGGCCCGCCACGGAAGGACCTGGAAGGTCGACGGGTCCGGCTTGGCGATCATGTCGGACTCGTATACACGGGCGAAGCCCTCGATCGCGGAGCCGTCGAAACCGATTCCCTCGTCGAAGGCCTGCTCCAGCTCCGCCGGGGCCACGGCCACGGACTTGAGGAAGCCCAGCACGTCCGTGAACCACAGACGTACGAACCGGATGTCGCGTTCCTCCAATGTCCGGAGCACGAACTCCTGCTGCTTGTCCATCTTCCGCTTCCCCATCCTTGCTGGTCAGGCCGCCTGTCTCCGTGTCCCGCAGGAGGCGGTCGGGCACCTGAGCATCACACCACAACAGCATTTCGTGCGCGTTGCCGACCTTGATCGTCCCGGCGACCCGGGAGTGAACGCCTCGCATGCGGCGGATGTACTGCTCTGCCGCCCATCTTGCCTGCTCGGACCGTCATACGTAATGCCCGGCCCTTCCCGTCTCACCGCGCGCCCGGGGTTTCCTGTGGGCTCCCTGCGAGAAGTCACCCCCGCCCCACTACGATCAGCAGACCGATCGTCACCATCCGACCCGCCCCTTTCCCCCAGAAGGACACACCTCATGGGTTCCGCCAAGAAGAGCACCGCCTCGGCACGCAAGGCGCGCATAGAGGAGATGCGGCGCGCCGAACAGGCCAGAGAGCGCCGCAACAGGATCCTCACGATCGCCGCGAGCGTGGTCGTCGTCGCCGGTCTGGTCGTCGGCGGCATCGTGCTGGTGCAGTCGCAGTCCGACGACAGCACGGCGGCCGACGGCAAGGGGAAGGGTCACTTCGTCACGGGCTCGGACGGTGTGAAGACCTGGAAGGGCACGCTGGGCCGCAACCATGTCGCCAAGACGGTGGACTACCCGATGGAGCCCCCGGTCGGCGGTGACCACAACCAGGTCTGGATGAACTGCAACGGCGACGTCTACACCAAGGCGCTCAACAACATGAACGCCGTGCACTCGCTGGAGCACGGCGCGGTCTGGGTGACGTACACCGACAAGGCCAAGAAGTCCGATGTCGAGGCGCTCGCGGCGAAGGTGAAGAAGACGCCGTACACGCTGATGAGCCCCGACGACAAGCAGAAGGACCCGATCATGCTGTCGGCGTGGGGCCACCAGCGGACGGTGACGGGGGCGAACGACCCGAACGTCGGCAAGTTCTTCGAGAAGTTCGTGCAGGGCGCGCAGACGCCCGAGCCGGGCGCGGCGTGCACGAGCGGTCTGTCGCAGTGAGGTTCGCGGGGGTGGCCGTGGCCGTGGCGGGCGTGCTCGTCGCGGCCGGCGCGATCACCTACGCCGTGGCCGAGGACGGCGGCTCGGCCGAGACCCCGTCCGCCGGGTCCGCGGACGCCGGTTTCGCGCGTGACATGGCCGTACACCACCAGCAGGCCGTCGAGATGTCGTACATCGTGCGCGACCACACCAAGGACGTCGAGGTGCGGCGGCTCGCCTACGACATCGCGCAGACGCAGGCCAACCAGCGCGGGATGCTGCTGGGCTGGCTGGACCTGTGGGAGCTGCCGAAGGTGTCGGCGGATCCGCCGATGACGTGGATGGACATGGGTGACATGCCGTCGGCGGGCGAGGGTTCGCTGATGCCGGGCATGGCGACCGACAGCGAGATGAAGAAGCTGGGCACGCTGAACGGCAAGCAGGCCGAGATCTTCTATCTGCAGTTGATGACGGACCATCACAAGGGCGGCATCCACATGGCGAAGGGCTGTGTCGAGCGGTGCACGGTCGGTGTGGAGAAGCGGCTCGCGCAGGGGATGGTCGACGCGCAGCAGTCGGAGATCGACCTGATGGCGGGCATGTTGAAGGAGCGGGGCGCGAAAGCGCGTTCCTAGAGGGTCGCAGAGGGTTATCCCTCGGTCTTCGCAGCGTCTTGGTCCCCAAATGGCTTTGTCATTAGGTTAATTGGGCTCTTCTTGGTACTCGCATTCCCCTGGCATGAACGGTTCATCGAAAGAGTGACGACGGTCGAGTGATCACTCGCGACGAACCGCACAGGGGGTTCCATGAGATCCAATCGCGCCAAGGTGCGCGCCGGAGTGAGCATGGCGGCGACACTGCCGATGCTCGCGGGCGCGCTGGCGCTCGGTATACCCGCGGCGCACGCCGCGGACACCCCGAACCGGGACACGCTGGCCGGGACCAAGCCCGCGTGGGCCACGGCCAAGGCCGACAAGGGCGCCACCTCGGACAGTTCCAAGGTCTCCGCCCGGGTCTACCTGGCCGGCAAGAACGCCACCGGGCTCGCCGCCTACGCGAAGGCCGTGGCCGACCCGAGCTCGGCGTCGTACGGCAAG
This portion of the Streptomyces canus genome encodes:
- a CDS encoding phosphatase PAP2 family protein, which produces MGDSTVTSLEDRETAAAPDSLMAADGPGLLRRLRTPRRPRLWFEILLIAVSYWTYSLVRNAVPEQKSEALRNADWIWRMEHHLGIAVEESVNHAVNSVTWLVVGMNYYYATLHFIVTLSVLVWLYRSHPGRYAATRMVLFATTGVALVGYYLYPLAPPRLMNGGHFVDTVMVHQTWGSMASGDLKHMSNQYAAMPSMHIGWSLWCGLTIFALASVPWVRVLGLLYPTATLLVIVATANHFWLDAVGGILCLMFGFMVARNWYGALPYTLPKAVPAKPKATPRPVKATG
- a CDS encoding LysR family transcriptional regulator — encoded protein: MFDVRRMQMLAAVVSNGSVTAAAARLGYTPSAISQQVAALEKEAGTELLERVGRGVRPTAAGLLLTEYAEAIGRQVAEAETALGDLLAGRTGRLSVRYFATAGARLVAPAVARLRAEHPGVQIDLKLTGPDPLPDVREGRADLALVVGPSDEDGVRLLHLLDDPYLAVLPAAHPLAARRSIHLTDLADEPWVGSEWPGPCLEAQLTACATAGFQPRFVVDSEDYATAQGFVAAGLGVTLIPRLGLGGRHPDVAVRQIRGPEPSRAIHAAVRRTALPQPALDAFVEALREAAAG
- a CDS encoding DMT family transporter, with the translated sequence MSPASTLRMAVLALLWGSGFLWIKLALDHGLSPAQITIARCVLGTAVLFLLARAAGQRLPRSRSTWGHLIVAALFCNAIPFALFAVGEQSVDSGVAGVLNATTPLWSLLIGVLLGTDRDLRPLRLTGLLLGFAGTVLIFAPWHRSGLLTWGALALLAAATSYAVAFAYMARKLTSGQAPLALSTAQLLMATGWTTLSLPFAGPVDTDLTGLAAVTALGVLGTGVTFYLNYRLIADEGPTTAATVGYLLPVVSVTLGAVLLDERVGPRVLAGMAIVLTGVALTRPKGARGCADMRLRRRARQAPTGRQPKTVARPAKNYAP
- a CDS encoding bifunctional [glutamine synthetase] adenylyltransferase/[glutamine synthetase]-adenylyl-L-tyrosine phosphorylase translates to MTAAPGRRSSTFTRLLRHGFTDPSAAERLLDSAELSGVRNDPVLLEALGATADPDLALHGLVRLLEAQPGRELLDTVIAAKPLRDRLLGVLGASAALAEHLARHPGDWHALVTYEPRDLHPGVEEFERGLAEATDPVALRVAYRRCLLSIAARDVCGTTDLAETAAELADLATATLRAALAIARAAAPDDAALCRLAVIAMGKCGGHELNYVSDVDVIFVGEAVDGADEGKALRAATKLASHMMRVCSETTVEGSIWPVDANLRPEGRNGPLVRTLASHLAYYQRWAKTWEFQALLKARPVAGDLELGEEYVAALEPLVWKAAERENFVADVQKMRRRVVENIPVAELDRQLKLGPGGLRDVEFAVQLLQLVHGREDRSLRSGTTLDALQALAAGGYVGRADAAQLDDAYRFLRSMEHRIQLYRLRRTHLVPEDEADLRRLGRSLGLRADPVTELNREWKRHTSVVRRLHEKLFYRPLLDAVAQLGPGEIRLSAGAARERLVALGYADPASALRHLEALASGVSRKAAIQRTLLPVMLGWFAESADPDAGLLNFRKVSDALGKTPWYLRLLRDEGAAAENLARVLSAGRLAPDLLMRAPEAVALLGDGEGGGLAPRGRAGLEQEILAAVGRAGGAVQGVTAARGVRRRELFRTAAADIVGSYGTETQPAEPDQGALVERVGAAVSDLTAATLAGTLRAVVREGWGDTLPTRFAVIGMGRFGGHELGYGSDADVLFVHEPREGVEEREASEAANKVVSEMRRLLQIPSADPPLLIDAGLRPEGKSGPLVRTLTSYAAYYRRWSLVWESQALLRAEPVAGDEELGRRFVELIDPLRYPTAGLGDDAVREIRRLKARMESERMPRGADPKLHTKLGPGGLSDVEWTVQLLQMRHGAGEPGLRTTRTRAALAAARAVGLISEEDTQVLDGAWVLATRVRNAVMLVRGRAGDTFPTETRELAAVGRYLGYEAGHVGDMLDDYRRTARRARGVVDELFYGA
- a CDS encoding pyridoxamine 5'-phosphate oxidase family protein, with amino-acid sequence MTEQEPETHLDPRYSDPDATAHSWADAESLLAAAELFWISTVRPDGRPHVTPLPGVWAHGALHFCTGPEERKAKNLAHNAHVALTTGTNIWDRGYDLVVEGEAVRVSDDTRLRELAAAWEAKYGDFWRFEVREGYFHHGPGHAVVYAVAPRTVFGFGKGQPFSQTRWRF
- a CDS encoding VOC family protein yields the protein MDMSLEVILLPVTDVDRAKEFYRDTVGFHVDLDGEVMEGVRICQLTPPGSGCSIALVDGLQVPTGAPKPGTYHGMQLCVTDAKAAYEELTSRGLDVSEPVQFAPQDGATFMYFKDPDGNGWAIQEYKRRETEPLHQVLAQQAAR
- a CDS encoding ribbon-helix-helix domain-containing protein; protein product: MSLKRTTVYLEDEDLRNLKATASRKGISEAELIREGVRLAIARNRAWDEPAGLPVLDSGDPSFAERSDDILRDTGFGDWSRAS
- a CDS encoding type II toxin-antitoxin system VapC family toxin, translating into MIAIAGTSGIIASVDRSCPEHKAARQVMDTAGLLVIPQLVLAELDHLLSGRFNKDAAGQVMDQLIAQARTGRYLLGDASADVLADARLVQGRYRDLALDLTDSVITVLAREYATDAVLTLDRKDFRAIHPLTAHPAFRLLPDDL
- the glnA gene encoding type I glutamate--ammonia ligase, which translates into the protein MDKQQEFVLRTLEERDIRFVRLWFTDVLGFLKSVAVAPAELEQAFDEGIGFDGSAIEGFARVYESDMIAKPDPSTFQVLPWRAEAPGTARMFCDILMPDGSPSFADPRYVLKRALARTSDLGFTFYTHPEIEFFLLKDRPLDGSRPTPADNSGYFDHTPQNIGMDFRRQAITMLESMGISVEFSHHEGAPGQQEIDLRYADALSTADNIMTFRLVMKQVALEQGVQATFMPKPFSEHPGSGMHTHLSLFEGDRNAFYESGAEYQLSKVGRSFIAGLLKHAAEIAAVTNQWVNSYKRIWGGSERTAGAGGEAPSYICWGHNNRSALVRVPMYKPGKTGSARIEVRSIDSGANPYLAYALLLAAGLKGVEEGYELPPGAEDDVWALSNSERRAMGIEPLPQNLGEALTLMERSDLVAETLGEHVFDFFLRNKRQEWEEYRSEVTAFELRKNLPVL